A single window of Leptolyngbya ohadii IS1 DNA harbors:
- a CDS encoding cyanophycinase — protein sequence MPQSKNTTAVMVIGGAEDKIHGRQILQTFFQRSGGEDAKIAIIPSASREPAAIGSRYHEIFEEMGAKAIEVIDIRDRDHASDPIWQAYIEDCTGVFMTGGDQLRLCGLLADTPIMERVRMRAQLGEITLAGTSAGAAVMGQQMIAGGGSGESPNRSLVDMTIGLGIIPEVVVDQHFHNRNRMGRLLSAIASQTDKLGIGIDEDTCAMFEQDGIFQVIGKGTVTVLDPAQVSHTNYAHVVDTEPISIHNLRLHILSHGDRFDIYKRQVVSSGR from the coding sequence ATGCCTCAGTCGAAGAACACAACCGCCGTGATGGTGATTGGCGGAGCAGAAGACAAAATTCACGGACGACAAATCCTGCAAACGTTTTTTCAGCGATCCGGCGGCGAAGACGCCAAGATTGCGATCATTCCTTCTGCTTCCCGTGAACCTGCGGCAATCGGTAGCCGCTACCACGAAATTTTTGAGGAGATGGGTGCAAAAGCGATCGAGGTGATTGATATCCGCGATCGAGATCACGCCTCCGATCCCATCTGGCAGGCATATATCGAAGACTGCACGGGGGTCTTCATGACGGGTGGCGATCAGCTGCGGCTCTGCGGACTGCTGGCAGATACGCCCATTATGGAGCGGGTGCGGATGCGGGCACAGCTCGGCGAAATTACCCTTGCGGGGACGAGTGCTGGGGCAGCGGTGATGGGACAGCAGATGATTGCGGGCGGCGGCAGCGGCGAATCTCCCAACCGCTCTCTGGTAGACATGACGATCGGGTTAGGCATTATTCCAGAAGTCGTGGTGGATCAGCACTTCCACAATCGCAACCGCATGGGACGGCTGTTGAGCGCGATCGCCTCCCAAACCGATAAGCTAGGAATTGGGATTGATGAAGATACCTGCGCTATGTTCGAGCAGGACGGCATTTTTCAGGTGATTGGCAAGGGGACGGTTACGGTGCTTGATCCGGCTCAGGTTTCCCATACAAACTATGCCCATGTCGTCGATACGGAGCCAATCAGTATTCATAATCTGCGGCTGCATATCCTCAGCCACGGCGATCGATTCGATATCTACAAGCGGCAGGTTGTATCCTCAGGTCGTTAG
- the cphA gene encoding cyanophycin synthetase encodes MKILKTQTLRGPNYWSIRYKKLIVVRLDLEDLAETPSNQIPGFYDGVVAALPSLVEHFCSPGCRGGFLSRVQEGTMMGHIIEHIALELQTLAGMPVGFGRTRETATPGVYQVVFEYVDEQAGRYAARAALRMCQSIISSGHYPQDELEQDLADLRDFASQASLGPSTENIVREAEARGIPWMPLNTRAMIQFGYGAYQKRIQATLSSQTGILGVELASDKEGTKGILREAGVPVPRGTVIYYLDELEQAIEDVGGYPIVIKPLDGNHGRGITINITDWQLAEEAYDAAKAVSKGVIVERYYQGRDHRVLVVNGKVVAVAERVPAHVAGNGQSTIAELIEETNSDPRRGVGHDNILTRIELDRTSWELLERQGYDLDTVLPEGQICYLRATANLSTGGIAIDRTDEIHPENIWIAQRVAKIIGLDIAGIDVVTSDIARPLRETDGVIVEVNAAPGFRMHFCPSEGIPRNVAEPVMDMLFPAGTPSRIPILAVTGTNGKTTTTRLLAHIVRQTGQIVGYTTTDGIYIGEYLVEQGDTTGPQSAQVILQDPTVEVAVLETARGGMLRSGLGFSECDIALVLNVAADHLGIGDIETVGDLAHLKSVLPETARPNGYAILNADDPLVAEMASRVKAQVAYFSMNPDNELIQTHTQQGGLAAVYENGYLSILKGDWTLRIEQAVNVPLTMGGRAPFMIANALAASLAAFAHGIRIEHLRAALLSFKASASQTPGRMNLFNLGKFHAMVDYAHNPHSYEALGGFVRNWTGEKIGVVGAPGDRRNEDFVLLGKLSAGMFDRIIVKEDDDRRGRSEGEVAALIIQGIQSGGRSVPYEVILKETEALQTALSQASDGALVVILPESVNRAISTIQSRYPQSEMMVPKSSPQAAPNSTNANSIVSTPSSVNYVQSAVNKP; translated from the coding sequence ATGAAAATCCTCAAAACCCAAACCTTACGCGGTCCTAATTACTGGAGTATTCGATATAAGAAGCTCATTGTTGTCCGGCTTGACCTTGAGGATTTAGCAGAAACGCCCAGCAATCAAATTCCTGGTTTTTATGACGGAGTGGTTGCCGCTCTGCCCAGCCTAGTGGAACATTTTTGTTCTCCCGGTTGCCGTGGCGGTTTTTTGAGCCGGGTGCAGGAAGGAACGATGATGGGGCACATCATTGAGCATATTGCGCTGGAGCTGCAAACCCTGGCAGGAATGCCCGTTGGCTTTGGACGAACGCGGGAAACGGCAACGCCGGGTGTGTACCAGGTGGTGTTCGAGTATGTGGATGAGCAGGCGGGTCGCTATGCAGCACGGGCAGCGCTTCGAATGTGCCAGAGCATTATCAGTAGCGGACATTATCCCCAGGATGAGCTAGAGCAGGATTTAGCGGATCTGCGGGATTTTGCGTCTCAGGCTTCCCTGGGTCCCAGTACGGAAAACATTGTGCGGGAAGCGGAGGCACGGGGCATTCCCTGGATGCCGCTCAATACCAGAGCCATGATTCAATTTGGCTATGGCGCTTACCAAAAGCGAATTCAGGCGACTCTCAGCAGTCAGACCGGAATTCTGGGCGTGGAGCTAGCGTCCGATAAGGAAGGCACGAAGGGAATTTTGCGGGAGGCAGGCGTACCCGTTCCGCGCGGAACCGTGATCTACTATCTGGATGAGCTAGAGCAGGCGATCGAGGATGTGGGCGGCTATCCGATCGTGATCAAACCCCTGGACGGCAACCACGGACGCGGGATCACGATTAACATCACCGACTGGCAGCTGGCGGAAGAGGCATACGATGCGGCGAAAGCGGTTTCCAAAGGCGTGATTGTCGAGCGGTACTACCAGGGACGGGATCACCGGGTGCTGGTGGTCAACGGGAAAGTGGTGGCAGTCGCAGAACGGGTTCCGGCTCATGTGGCGGGGAACGGTCAGTCTACGATCGCCGAATTAATCGAAGAAACTAACAGCGATCCGCGTCGGGGCGTAGGACACGACAACATCCTCACCCGGATTGAACTTGATCGCACCTCCTGGGAACTGCTGGAGCGGCAAGGCTATGACCTGGATACGGTTCTACCGGAGGGTCAGATTTGCTATTTGCGGGCAACGGCGAATTTGAGTACGGGCGGGATTGCGATCGATCGGACGGACGAAATTCACCCAGAGAACATCTGGATTGCCCAGCGAGTCGCCAAAATCATCGGACTGGATATTGCCGGAATCGATGTGGTCACGTCGGATATTGCCCGTCCTTTGCGCGAGACAGATGGCGTGATTGTGGAAGTAAACGCTGCCCCCGGTTTCCGGATGCACTTCTGCCCCAGTGAGGGAATTCCGCGCAACGTGGCAGAACCCGTAATGGATATGCTGTTTCCGGCAGGAACCCCTTCTCGGATTCCAATTCTGGCGGTAACGGGAACCAACGGCAAAACCACGACGACGCGCTTGCTGGCACATATCGTGCGGCAGACCGGACAGATCGTGGGCTATACAACTACGGACGGGATTTACATCGGTGAATATTTGGTCGAGCAGGGCGACACCACGGGACCCCAAAGCGCCCAGGTGATTCTGCAAGATCCTACTGTTGAAGTGGCAGTCCTGGAAACGGCGCGGGGCGGAATGCTGCGATCGGGTCTGGGCTTTAGCGAGTGTGATATCGCATTGGTGCTGAACGTGGCGGCAGATCACCTGGGCATCGGCGATATTGAAACCGTGGGAGATCTGGCACACCTGAAGAGTGTCCTGCCGGAAACTGCGCGTCCCAACGGCTATGCGATTCTGAATGCGGACGATCCGCTGGTGGCAGAAATGGCTTCGCGGGTGAAGGCACAGGTGGCGTACTTCTCGATGAATCCGGATAATGAGCTAATCCAGACCCATACCCAGCAGGGCGGACTGGCGGCGGTGTATGAGAACGGCTATCTGTCGATTCTGAAGGGCGACTGGACGCTGCGAATTGAGCAGGCGGTAAACGTACCCCTGACGATGGGCGGACGTGCCCCGTTTATGATCGCCAATGCGCTGGCGGCGAGTTTAGCGGCATTTGCCCACGGCATTCGGATCGAGCATCTGCGGGCGGCATTGCTGAGCTTCAAGGCATCGGCAAGTCAAACCCCCGGACGGATGAATCTGTTTAACCTGGGCAAGTTTCACGCGATGGTGGACTATGCCCACAATCCCCACAGCTACGAGGCGCTAGGCGGCTTTGTCCGCAACTGGACGGGCGAAAAAATTGGCGTGGTCGGCGCACCGGGCGATCGTCGTAACGAGGATTTCGTGCTGCTGGGCAAACTCTCGGCGGGAATGTTCGATCGCATTATCGTTAAAGAAGATGACGATCGGCGGGGACGATCGGAAGGGGAAGTCGCTGCTTTGATCATTCAGGGAATTCAGTCTGGCGGACGATCGGTTCCCTACGAAGTGATCCTGAAGGAAACGGAGGCACTGCAAACTGCCCTTTCCCAGGCAAGTGACGGTGCGCTGGTCGTCATCCTGCCGGAAAGCGTCAATCGGGCAATTAGCACCATCCAGAGCCGCTATCCCCAGTCCGAAATGATGGTGCCGAAGTCTTCTCCCCAGGCAGCGCCGAATTCGACTAACGCTAATTCAATCGTTTCTACGCCCAGTTCGGTAAACTACGTCCAGTCTGCGGTGAACAAGCCTTGA
- the tatA gene encoding twin-arginine translocase TatA/TatE family subunit, translating into MFGLGWPEVGIIAIAAVLIFGPKKIPELGSALGKTLRGFKDEIKKPSEDSEIQEIQDLDAE; encoded by the coding sequence ATGTTCGGTTTAGGTTGGCCCGAAGTGGGCATTATTGCGATCGCCGCCGTTTTGATTTTCGGTCCAAAAAAGATTCCTGAACTCGGCAGTGCATTAGGTAAAACACTGCGGGGCTTTAAAGATGAAATTAAAAAACCTTCAGAGGATTCCGAGATTCAAGAAATTCAGGATCTCGACGCAGAGTAA
- a CDS encoding phycocyanobilin:ferredoxin oxidoreductase has product MSSSTVSIRTQQHSLIRQLADAIEATWQRYLDLSPYHLPEDLGYVEGKLEGEKLTIENRCYQTPQFRKLHMELAKIGNSLDILHCVMFPRPEYALPMFGCDLVGGRGQISMAIADLSPVESDRSLPQNYQTNLADLPALEFSQSRGLPEWGTIFSEFCLLIRPANETEEAQFLERVTDFLKIHCQQAVATQPTPDRRSEILVGQRHYCTQQQQNDKTRRVLEKAFGEAWAERYMTTVLFDMPTE; this is encoded by the coding sequence ATGTCCTCTTCGACTGTTTCAATCCGGACTCAGCAGCATTCCCTGATTCGTCAATTAGCGGATGCGATCGAAGCTACCTGGCAGCGTTACCTGGATTTGTCGCCCTATCATTTGCCGGAAGATCTGGGCTATGTGGAGGGAAAGCTGGAGGGTGAAAAGCTGACGATCGAGAATCGCTGCTATCAAACGCCGCAGTTCCGCAAGCTCCACATGGAACTGGCAAAGATTGGCAATTCCCTCGACATTCTGCACTGTGTCATGTTTCCGCGCCCGGAATATGCCCTGCCGATGTTTGGCTGCGACCTTGTAGGCGGACGGGGACAAATTAGCATGGCGATCGCAGACCTTTCCCCGGTGGAATCCGATCGATCGCTGCCGCAAAACTATCAGACGAACCTTGCCGATCTACCAGCCCTGGAATTTTCCCAGTCGCGGGGTCTGCCGGAGTGGGGCACGATTTTTTCAGAGTTCTGTCTGCTGATTCGTCCCGCTAACGAAACTGAAGAGGCGCAGTTTTTGGAACGGGTCACAGATTTCCTTAAAATCCACTGTCAGCAGGCGGTTGCAACCCAGCCCACGCCCGATCGCCGCAGCGAAATCCTGGTAGGACAACGCCATTACTGCACCCAGCAGCAGCAAAACGACAAAACCCGTCGCGTCCTGGAAAAAGCCTTTGGGGAAGCCTGGGCAGAGCGGTATATGACAACCGTCCTGTTTGATATGCCGACGGAATGA
- the cbiE gene encoding precorrin-6y C5,15-methyltransferase (decarboxylating) subunit CbiE, protein MIHVIGIGLEGVSGLSESVRQLIDRATLLIGSARHLEYFPNHPANCLNLGDFRAVIQTLRDRLNLLDQTNESCIVVLTSGDPLFFGLGRLLLAELPSDRLTFHPHLSSVQLAFSRVKLPWQEAALISAHGRSLEELTRSLQQGTETIAVLTDPTNTPAAIAHLLRGLDLPTTYKIWVCENLGGVDEQVNCFAPEELDDRSFAPLNVVILHRSTEANPLNLDSLPAFGLSDHLFLSFHDRPGLMTKREVRILVLAELGLHSAKPQVIWDIGAGTGSVSVEMARLCGQSKVYAIEQTAAGISLIEQNAVRFGVEKIIPVHAKAPDRLEELPDPDRVFIGGSSGQLNEILDQCSKRLAPAGTIVLAMATLENLMMAMSWLQAQTGWNHRLLQINLSRSTPIAGLTRFTPLNPVTLLTLERDPKNSANNPARYQ, encoded by the coding sequence ATGATTCACGTTATCGGTATTGGTCTGGAAGGGGTATCTGGACTATCAGAATCGGTGCGTCAGCTCATCGATCGCGCCACGCTGCTAATCGGCAGTGCCCGCCACCTGGAATACTTTCCGAATCACCCAGCTAACTGCCTCAATCTAGGGGATTTTCGAGCAGTCATTCAAACGTTACGCGATCGCTTAAACCTCCTAGACCAGACCAATGAATCCTGTATCGTCGTTCTAACCTCTGGCGATCCGCTCTTTTTTGGGCTGGGTCGGCTTTTATTGGCAGAGTTACCGTCCGATCGCCTCACTTTTCATCCCCACCTCAGTTCTGTTCAGCTTGCCTTCAGTCGGGTCAAATTGCCCTGGCAGGAAGCAGCTCTAATCAGTGCCCACGGCCGATCGCTGGAGGAATTAACCCGATCGCTTCAGCAGGGAACCGAGACGATTGCCGTTCTGACTGACCCCACGAATACGCCTGCTGCCATTGCCCATTTGCTGCGGGGACTGGATTTGCCGACGACCTACAAAATTTGGGTCTGCGAAAATCTGGGCGGGGTGGATGAACAGGTTAACTGCTTTGCACCGGAGGAATTAGACGATCGATCGTTTGCGCCGCTGAATGTGGTGATCCTGCATCGATCGACGGAGGCAAATCCGCTCAATTTAGACAGTCTGCCTGCTTTTGGACTATCGGATCATCTATTTCTGAGCTTCCACGATCGTCCGGGGCTGATGACCAAACGGGAGGTGAGAATCCTGGTACTGGCAGAACTGGGGCTGCACTCGGCAAAACCGCAAGTGATCTGGGATATTGGCGCAGGGACGGGTTCGGTGTCCGTGGAGATGGCTCGCCTCTGTGGGCAAAGCAAGGTGTATGCGATCGAGCAAACCGCCGCCGGAATTAGCCTGATTGAGCAAAACGCAGTCCGGTTTGGCGTTGAAAAAATCATTCCCGTTCATGCCAAAGCCCCCGATCGCCTGGAGGAACTGCCTGATCCGGATCGCGTCTTCATTGGCGGCAGTAGCGGTCAGCTCAACGAAATTCTAGACCAGTGCAGCAAACGGCTTGCCCCCGCTGGGACGATCGTATTGGCAATGGCAACGCTGGAAAATCTGATGATGGCGATGTCCTGGCTCCAAGCGCAAACGGGCTGGAATCATCGGCTGCTGCAAATCAACCTATCCCGATCGACTCCCATTGCAGGCTTAACTCGCTTTACGCCGCTCAATCCCGTGACGCTGCTCACCCTAGAACGCGATCCCAAAAATTCCGCTAATAACCCCGCCCGTTACCAGTAG
- a CDS encoding CPBP family intramembrane glutamic endopeptidase, with translation MPLTLLLNGLLNQLVNSQPISSQSIWLNAPAILRALAFFVVWLVCWLPIAFPIAKAVKWQFPQPVSPPQKLPLLASLYALAPLVLWGMVALEGASFADYGLPWNGSILRSFVIGLGLGSLGLVSLFLLEWGLGWIAWKFPDAPHRTANTTEPIGIETEITAQSRAQILPTLFTTLLIGTWIALTEELIFRGFLLNTLEQDFLPWIAATIASLIFAVLHLVWEGKENIPQLPGLFLMGMVLVLARWADQGNLGLAWGLHAGWIWVMASLDTLGVIHYRDRISPWVTGLDSKPLAGMMGLLFLLVTGGVISGIFGIAF, from the coding sequence ATGCCCCTGACCTTATTGCTGAACGGATTACTGAACCAATTGGTGAATAGCCAACCCATTTCCTCCCAATCGATCTGGCTCAATGCTCCAGCCATTCTCAGGGCATTGGCTTTTTTTGTTGTCTGGCTAGTTTGCTGGCTACCGATCGCCTTTCCCATTGCTAAAGCGGTGAAATGGCAGTTTCCCCAGCCCGTTTCCCCGCCTCAGAAATTGCCGCTGCTTGCCTCTCTCTATGCGCTGGCTCCGCTTGTCTTGTGGGGGATGGTTGCCCTGGAAGGAGCGAGTTTTGCAGACTACGGATTGCCCTGGAACGGAAGCATTTTGCGATCGTTTGTCATCGGTTTGGGTTTGGGAAGTTTAGGGTTGGTGAGCCTATTTTTGCTGGAATGGGGATTGGGCTGGATCGCCTGGAAATTTCCGGATGCTCCTCATAGGACAGCAAATACGACAGAACCGATCGGAATAGAAACGGAAATCACTGCTCAGTCCAGGGCACAGATTTTGCCGACCCTGTTCACAACGCTGCTGATTGGCACCTGGATCGCTCTGACAGAAGAACTGATCTTTCGCGGATTCCTGCTAAACACGCTCGAACAAGATTTTTTGCCCTGGATTGCGGCGACGATCGCCAGCCTCATTTTTGCGGTGCTGCATCTGGTCTGGGAGGGTAAAGAAAATATTCCCCAGCTTCCGGGACTGTTTCTCATGGGAATGGTGCTGGTGCTGGCGCGATGGGCAGATCAGGGCAACCTGGGACTCGCATGGGGGCTTCACGCGGGCTGGATCTGGGTAATGGCGAGTTTAGATACGCTGGGCGTCATTCACTACCGGGATCGCATCAGTCCGTGGGTGACGGGTCTGGATAGCAAGCCGCTGGCAGGAATGATGGGACTGCTGTTTCTACTGGTAACGGGCGGGGTTATTAGCGGAATTTTTGGGATCGCGTTCTAG
- a CDS encoding AbrB family transcriptional regulator has protein sequence MNDISPTPLTGKALLQKVKELSHLPRREKAKRCGYYTVGKNSQTRVNLADFFEALLEAKGTTLDAEGAKDGRGREPTYRVSVHKNGQIVIGSTYTEKMGLKPGDEFEIKLGYKHIHLIQISSADGDSEDEE, from the coding sequence ATGAACGACATTTCACCGACCCCCCTGACAGGAAAAGCCCTACTTCAAAAAGTAAAAGAACTCTCCCACTTGCCCCGTCGGGAAAAAGCAAAACGGTGCGGCTATTACACCGTCGGCAAGAACAGCCAAACGCGCGTCAATCTGGCTGATTTCTTTGAGGCACTGCTAGAAGCAAAAGGCACCACCCTGGACGCAGAAGGTGCAAAAGATGGTAGAGGTCGAGAACCCACGTACCGCGTTAGCGTTCATAAGAATGGGCAGATTGTCATCGGCTCCACCTATACGGAAAAAATGGGTTTGAAGCCTGGGGATGAATTTGAGATTAAGCTGGGCTACAAGCACATTCACCTGATCCAGATTAGCAGCGCCGACGGCGATTCCGAGGACGAAGAATAG
- a CDS encoding succinate dehydrogenase/fumarate reductase iron-sulfur subunit has translation MQVIFKVVRQTADSAPHIQTYELDVEPGNTILDCLNRIKWEQDGTLAYRKNCRNTICGSCSMRINGRSALACKENVGSEAARLQAIAANHAESSSELANDSSSDIPVFTIAPMGNMPVIKDLVVDMQSFWDNLQAVDPYVSTEARAVPEREFLQTPEERDRLNQVGNCILCGACYSECNAREVNPEFVGPHALAKAYRMLADNRDSRTEERIEEYAEGTKGAWGCTRCYYCNSVCPMEVAPMDQIGKIKQEILDRQDDQVGRPVRHRKVLVELVKEGGWIDERKFGLRVVGNSFRDWRGILSLGPLGLRMLAKGKFPLGFEPSAGTTEIRALIEAVQAIEESEPL, from the coding sequence ATGCAGGTTATTTTTAAAGTCGTTCGGCAAACCGCTGATAGTGCCCCTCATATCCAAACCTATGAGTTGGACGTCGAGCCAGGAAACACAATTTTAGACTGTTTAAACCGGATCAAATGGGAGCAGGACGGGACGCTGGCATATCGCAAGAACTGCCGCAACACCATCTGTGGTAGCTGTTCCATGCGAATTAACGGACGCTCTGCCCTTGCCTGTAAGGAAAATGTGGGCAGCGAAGCGGCACGGCTCCAGGCAATTGCGGCAAACCATGCCGAATCTAGTTCTGAACTAGCCAACGACTCCTCTTCCGATATTCCGGTCTTTACGATCGCCCCAATGGGCAATATGCCGGTGATCAAAGACCTGGTGGTGGATATGCAGAGCTTCTGGGATAACCTGCAAGCGGTCGATCCCTATGTCAGCACTGAGGCAAGGGCGGTTCCAGAGCGGGAATTTTTGCAGACTCCCGAAGAACGCGATCGCCTGAATCAGGTGGGCAACTGTATTCTCTGCGGAGCCTGCTATTCGGAATGCAATGCCCGTGAGGTCAACCCTGAGTTTGTCGGTCCTCACGCATTAGCAAAGGCATACCGGATGCTGGCGGACAATCGCGATAGCCGCACCGAGGAGCGGATCGAGGAATACGCCGAAGGCACAAAGGGCGCGTGGGGCTGTACCCGCTGCTATTACTGTAATTCGGTCTGCCCGATGGAAGTGGCTCCGATGGATCAAATCGGCAAAATCAAGCAGGAAATTCTCGATCGCCAGGATGATCAGGTCGGTCGTCCGGTACGCCATCGCAAGGTATTGGTGGAACTGGTCAAAGAGGGCGGCTGGATCGACGAGCGCAAATTTGGCTTGCGAGTGGTCGGCAACTCCTTCCGCGACTGGCGTGGGATTCTCAGCCTGGGACCACTTGGCTTACGAATGCTAGCAAAGGGTAAATTCCCGCTGGGATTTGAACCTTCGGCAGGGACGACGGAAATTCGGGCTTTGATTGAGGCAGTTCAGGCGATCGAAGAATCGGAGCCACTGTAA
- a CDS encoding glycosyltransferase family 10 domain-containing protein — protein sequence MGRSIVGMLSSYGNITQSDWLWNQTPEPFGVWRNIQILKDAPRPDFLLLYNFHDFYTRPPRNRLLRRLQPSRPFKPEELETRWRGVTQARMISLVREPPFEEKLKQRSADYEQAQRYCGYVSGPDDLAPVPDYMPAIWYVGRSFAELNSSAVPTKIRSCSWVTSGISRTANHRKRLNFIRQLQDHPVQFDLYGRDLPDWAKSQGTIADKWHALAPYYYNLAIENYAENDWYVSEKLWDALLSWCLPIYYGGTAADKLLPPGSFVRLPSLDEKGLALIQEITASPDAWYAAKDAIAEARQIILHKLNLVNWLSEFVDRHA from the coding sequence ATGGGCAGATCCATCGTTGGGATGCTGTCGTCCTACGGCAACATTACACAAAGCGACTGGCTCTGGAATCAAACTCCGGAGCCATTTGGCGTTTGGCGGAACATTCAAATCCTCAAGGATGCACCCCGCCCTGATTTTCTGTTGCTTTATAACTTTCACGACTTCTATACCCGTCCTCCTCGTAATCGATTATTGCGTCGGTTGCAGCCGTCCCGTCCCTTCAAGCCGGAAGAACTGGAGACCCGCTGGCGAGGCGTGACCCAGGCAAGAATGATCTCGCTGGTGCGCGAACCCCCCTTTGAGGAAAAACTAAAGCAGCGATCTGCCGACTATGAGCAGGCACAGCGTTACTGTGGCTATGTGTCGGGTCCCGATGACCTCGCACCCGTTCCGGACTATATGCCTGCGATTTGGTACGTGGGGCGATCGTTTGCCGAACTGAATTCTAGTGCTGTTCCCACAAAAATCCGTTCCTGTTCCTGGGTGACTTCTGGAATTAGCCGCACCGCTAACCATCGCAAACGCCTGAATTTTATCCGCCAGCTACAGGATCATCCAGTGCAGTTTGATTTGTACGGACGCGATCTGCCGGATTGGGCAAAGAGCCAGGGGACGATCGCAGACAAATGGCACGCCCTTGCGCCCTACTACTACAACCTGGCGATCGAAAACTATGCCGAGAATGATTGGTACGTGAGCGAAAAACTCTGGGATGCTTTGTTGTCCTGGTGTCTGCCGATCTACTACGGCGGCACAGCGGCGGATAAACTGCTCCCGCCCGGTAGCTTTGTGCGTCTGCCCAGTCTGGATGAAAAAGGACTGGCATTGATTCAGGAAATCACGGCTTCCCCCGATGCCTGGTATGCCGCTAAGGATGCGATCGCGGAGGCGCGTCAAATCATTCTGCACAAGCTCAATCTGGTCAACTGGCTTTCCGAATTTGTCGATCGACACGCATAA
- a CDS encoding Npun_R2821/Npun_R2822 family protein has translation MTDGIYTLANDQVYDQLVALLNSIEANVGVEMPVCVIAYDDRLDRVRAEIAQRPNVTLFEDPAVFARWEDFSRQVWQTHPFALERWRDQGIDGVYRLACNRRYAAFDEAAPFDRFIYFDADVLVLDSVDRIFQALDQADFAVYDFQYTDPGHIFNLDSPRLYEIFPPERVHSEIFCSGCFASKRGVFPPEQREWLVAQLASGEAEVLYLGAPNQSVLNYMRMRSNVSICNLALSLPEEQRTGNSVTSAHFERRDHRLYDHNKPLTYLHYIGLPSRLFRQVCEGENVTFPYRDLFLHYRYRHQPQERPLLEGKPRPYNQPPGFMQRVLNKLQLTR, from the coding sequence ATGACCGATGGGATTTATACCCTGGCAAACGACCAGGTTTATGATCAGCTTGTGGCGCTGCTCAACAGCATTGAGGCAAATGTGGGTGTCGAGATGCCCGTTTGTGTCATTGCCTATGACGATCGTCTCGATCGCGTCCGTGCAGAAATTGCCCAACGTCCCAATGTCACCCTGTTTGAAGATCCGGCTGTTTTTGCCCGCTGGGAGGACTTCTCGCGGCAGGTCTGGCAGACCCATCCGTTTGCTCTGGAACGCTGGCGAGATCAGGGAATTGACGGCGTTTATCGGCTAGCCTGCAACCGTCGCTACGCTGCCTTTGATGAAGCCGCCCCCTTCGATCGCTTTATTTACTTTGATGCGGATGTGCTGGTGTTGGATTCAGTCGATCGCATTTTTCAGGCATTAGACCAGGCGGATTTTGCCGTGTACGACTTTCAGTACACCGATCCTGGACATATTTTTAATCTTGATTCGCCCCGGCTTTACGAAATCTTCCCGCCAGAACGGGTTCATTCTGAAATCTTTTGTTCGGGCTGTTTTGCCTCCAAGCGGGGTGTGTTTCCCCCGGAGCAGCGCGAATGGTTGGTTGCTCAGTTGGCATCTGGAGAGGCAGAAGTTCTATATCTGGGGGCACCAAATCAGTCTGTTCTCAACTACATGAGGATGCGATCGAACGTCTCGATCTGTAATCTGGCACTCTCCCTGCCGGAGGAACAGCGAACTGGAAATTCGGTGACGTCTGCCCATTTCGAGCGGCGCGATCATCGGCTGTATGACCACAACAAGCCCCTGACCTACCTGCACTACATTGGGCTACCCAGCAGGCTATTTCGCCAGGTTTGTGAGGGGGAGAATGTGACATTTCCCTATCGGGATCTCTTTCTGCACTACCGATACCGCCATCAGCCGCAGGAGCGTCCTCTTTTGGAAGGCAAGCCCCGACCCTACAATCAGCCGCCGGGCTTCATGCAGCGAGTCTTAAACAAATTGCAGCTTACTCGTTAA